One window of the Chitinophaga niabensis genome contains the following:
- the nirD gene encoding nitrite reductase small subunit NirD, with protein MSTLSTTGITWFFACKTTDVPPNGGVCIKYKEEQIALFYFTRSDAWYATQNLCPHRQQMALSRGMTGSHQGEPKVACPFHKKTFSLADGRCLNDEHECSLTTYPVRTEDDRVYIGVRENEEAY; from the coding sequence ATGTCAACGCTCAGCACAACCGGCATCACCTGGTTCTTTGCCTGCAAAACAACAGACGTTCCCCCGAACGGAGGTGTTTGCATCAAGTATAAAGAAGAACAGATCGCCCTGTTTTATTTCACCCGCAGCGATGCCTGGTATGCCACACAAAACCTTTGCCCGCACAGGCAGCAAATGGCTTTAAGTCGTGGTATGACCGGTTCACACCAGGGAGAACCTAAAGTTGCCTGCCCCTTTCACAAAAAAACATTTTCATTGGCAGATGGAAGATGTTTGAACGATGAACACGAATGTTCCCTCACTACCTACCCGGTAAGGACGGAAGATGATCGTGTATATATCGGCGTTAGAGAGAACGAAGAAGCGTATTAA
- a CDS encoding NarK family nitrate/nitrite MFS transporter produces the protein MLNNKPLDKLRIFSLNSIQMRTFHITWLMFFVCFFGWFGLAPLMPTIRADLGLTKSQIGNIIIASVSSTIIARLIIGRLCDTWGPRKTAVRMLVLGSIPVFLVGLAHDYTTFLIFRLAIGIIGASFVITQFHTSMMFAPNIKGTANAVTGGWGNLGGGVTNMVMPLIFAAIVGMGYSAGTSWRLAMIVPGLMMLGVAILYHKYTKDTPNGNYDETGYNSTKRKTDWKVLGDWRIWALMLAYAMCFGMEITFDNVASLHFVDTYHLSQSSAGLWAGVFGLMNLFARALGGFVSDRVGAKQGMKGKGILLALVLLAEGGGLLLFAGAPSLGLAIAAMLGFALFLKMANGATYGIVPFINQENVGLVSGIVGAGGNLGGMLFGFLFKSENISYEQAFTYIGYAVIATGFIVLVTRFSKQPANTHVPANAKPVLAD, from the coding sequence ATGCTCAACAACAAACCACTCGATAAATTACGCATCTTCAGCCTGAACTCCATCCAGATGCGCACGTTCCATATCACCTGGCTGATGTTCTTTGTTTGCTTCTTTGGCTGGTTCGGCCTGGCACCACTGATGCCTACTATCCGTGCAGATCTTGGTTTAACCAAATCACAGATAGGTAATATTATCATTGCTTCTGTATCCAGTACCATCATTGCGCGGCTGATCATTGGCAGATTATGTGATACCTGGGGACCCCGTAAAACCGCAGTACGTATGCTGGTATTGGGTTCTATCCCTGTATTTCTTGTAGGGCTGGCGCACGACTACACCACCTTCCTGATATTTCGTTTAGCGATTGGCATTATCGGCGCCTCTTTTGTGATCACGCAATTCCATACTTCTATGATGTTTGCACCCAATATCAAAGGCACCGCCAATGCGGTTACCGGCGGCTGGGGTAATCTCGGCGGAGGTGTTACCAATATGGTGATGCCCCTCATCTTCGCGGCTATTGTAGGAATGGGTTACAGCGCAGGTACTTCCTGGCGCCTGGCCATGATCGTGCCGGGGTTGATGATGCTGGGTGTAGCCATACTCTATCACAAATACACAAAGGATACCCCTAATGGTAATTATGATGAAACAGGATACAACAGCACTAAACGTAAAACAGACTGGAAAGTATTGGGAGACTGGCGCATCTGGGCTTTAATGCTGGCTTATGCCATGTGTTTTGGCATGGAGATCACTTTCGACAATGTGGCTTCCCTTCACTTCGTGGACACCTACCATTTATCACAAAGCAGCGCAGGTCTCTGGGCAGGTGTATTCGGATTGATGAACCTCTTTGCGCGTGCACTGGGTGGTTTTGTGTCAGACAGGGTGGGCGCTAAACAAGGCATGAAAGGAAAAGGCATTCTGCTGGCTTTAGTGCTGCTGGCAGAAGGTGGCGGCTTATTACTTTTTGCAGGCGCACCTTCACTGGGCCTGGCCATTGCAGCCATGCTGGGATTTGCTTTATTCCTGAAAATGGCAAATGGAGCCACTTATGGTATCGTTCCTTTTATTAACCAGGAGAATGTAGGACTGGTGAGTGGTATTGTGGGAGCAGGCGGTAACCTTGGAGGTATGCTGTTCGGCTTCCTGTTTAAATCAGAGAACATTTCTTACGAACAGGCATTCACTTATATCGGTTATGCAGTTATTGCAACAGGCTTTATCGTATTGGTGACCAGGTTCAGTAAACAACCCGCTAATACACA
- a CDS encoding alginate export family protein, whose protein sequence is MKKSFLGGVSCIFFGTFLSLDCSAQFMLGAQLRTRTELRDGQGGPLPKGSKPALFTSQRTRLSAGYSTYRLKLGLTLQDTRVWGQDASTINRTTTADNNGFLLHEAWAEILVTDTTIKNKSLSLKIGRQELVYDDSRLLGNLDWLQQGRRHDAAVLKFKYNNWNFHAGGAFSQNKENASGTTYNPTPPGNYPANTNGAPQYKSLEFLHINKQAGAGSISLLFLADQFSKYSVDSLLVKKWEAASYNRITTGMYVNYPFSKNSIIAAVYYQKGKNGDGKAVDGALFSAAYQRRFVENFSMEAGVDFTTDTFDPLYGTPHKFWGTMDYFYVASKFGNNGLQDYYLKAKLKKNTKWNIGVDLHQFYSSSGLTFGTEADLTMQYNLTKAISFEGGYSYFNSTAQLAAAKNVPDAQYNNHWAYLMINIRPDIFLK, encoded by the coding sequence ATGAAAAAATCGTTCCTCGGCGGGGTCTCCTGTATTTTCTTTGGCACCTTCCTTTCTCTCGATTGTTCCGCACAATTCATGCTGGGCGCGCAACTAAGAACGCGTACAGAACTACGGGATGGCCAGGGAGGCCCACTTCCAAAAGGCAGCAAACCAGCTCTTTTCACTTCCCAACGCACCCGCCTATCCGCAGGGTACAGTACTTACCGCTTAAAACTTGGCCTCACCCTGCAGGACACAAGGGTCTGGGGGCAGGATGCATCAACCATCAACAGAACTACCACTGCAGACAATAACGGATTCCTCCTGCACGAAGCATGGGCAGAGATCCTGGTAACAGATACCACCATTAAGAACAAAAGCCTTAGCCTGAAAATAGGACGGCAGGAACTGGTCTATGACGACAGCCGCCTGCTGGGTAACCTGGACTGGCTGCAACAAGGCCGGAGGCACGATGCAGCTGTACTCAAATTCAAATACAACAACTGGAACTTTCACGCCGGTGGCGCATTTTCCCAAAATAAAGAAAATGCATCAGGCACTACTTACAACCCCACCCCTCCCGGCAACTATCCCGCCAATACCAATGGCGCACCACAATACAAAAGCCTGGAGTTCCTGCATATTAATAAACAGGCAGGCGCAGGCAGTATCTCCCTCCTCTTCCTGGCAGACCAGTTCTCCAAATACAGCGTGGACAGCCTGCTGGTGAAAAAATGGGAAGCAGCCAGTTACAACCGCATCACTACCGGCATGTATGTAAACTATCCATTCTCTAAGAACAGCATCATTGCAGCAGTCTACTATCAGAAAGGAAAAAACGGAGATGGGAAAGCAGTAGACGGCGCATTGTTCTCCGCAGCCTATCAGCGGCGTTTTGTGGAAAACTTCAGCATGGAAGCCGGTGTGGATTTTACCACAGATACTTTCGATCCGCTGTATGGCACACCACATAAATTCTGGGGTACAATGGACTACTTCTATGTGGCCAGCAAATTCGGTAACAACGGCCTGCAGGATTACTACCTGAAAGCCAAATTAAAGAAGAACACCAAATGGAACATCGGTGTAGACCTTCACCAGTTCTATAGTTCATCAGGTTTAACGTTTGGTACGGAAGCAGATCTTACCATGCAGTACAACCTTACCAAAGCCATCTCCTTTGAAGGAGGTTACAGCTACTTTAACAGCACGGCACAACTGGCCGCCGCCAAGAATGTCCCGGATGCACAGTATAATAATCACTGGGCCTACCTGATGATCAATATCAGACCGGACATATTCCTCAAATAA
- the nirB gene encoding nitrite reductase large subunit NirB, with protein sequence MKVVVIGNGMVGYKFCEKIVEKTGDVPIQLVVFGEEPRPAYDRVHLSEFFAGRSAEDLTMAPLDWYTSHHITLHLGDPVKVIDPVSKTVHSHQGITETYDFLIMATGSAAFVPSIQGVDKKGVFIYRTIEDLELMQDFAPKARKGTVIGGGLLGLEAAKALIDLGVAETHIIEFAPRLMPRQIDDKGSFILQSKLEKLGLQIHTSKNTREILGTDTITGLQFTDDSILDTDMLVISAGIQPRDELAKAAGLSTGPRGGIIVNEQLQTSDPAIYAIGECALYNGMIYGLVAPGYEMAEVAASHILGQLKAFTGFDMSTKLKLIGVDVASFGNPFITPDQGNSIVLEDSMKGVYQRINISTCGQYLLGGILIGDADAYNMLLQTSKNKVILPPNPIDILLGARNGTASTGINLPDEAIICSCESISKASIAQAVEAGNETLDAVKKCTKAGTCCGGCVPMVKDIITATMKAQGKYIRNVVCEHFSYSRQELLDLVKVKALKSFDEVLDHYGDGEGCETCKPVVSSILASLWNEMILDKGNDTAQDSNDRYLANIQKGGTYSVVPRIPGGEITPEKLIVIGQVAQKYNLYTKITGGQRIDLFGAHLSDLPAIWEELILAGFESGHAYGKALRTVKSCVGSTWCRFGLHDSVSFAIRIEERYRGLRAPHKIKSAVSGCIRECAEAQSKDFGIIATERGWNLYVCGNGGSKPQHALLLASDLDDETCIRYIDRFLMFYIKTADPLTRTATWLNKLDGGIDYLRNVVLQDSLGIAESLEAEMQLLVDSYKCEWKEVVENPALRKRFSHFVNAPEEKDPTVKFETMRNQKKAAEWK encoded by the coding sequence ATGAAAGTCGTAGTTATCGGTAATGGCATGGTAGGCTATAAATTTTGCGAAAAAATAGTCGAAAAAACCGGAGATGTCCCTATCCAATTAGTAGTTTTTGGAGAAGAACCCCGCCCAGCCTATGATCGGGTACATTTAAGCGAGTTTTTCGCCGGCAGGTCAGCGGAGGATCTTACAATGGCTCCCTTAGACTGGTATACCTCTCATCATATCACCCTCCACCTGGGCGATCCTGTTAAAGTAATAGATCCCGTTTCCAAAACGGTTCATTCTCACCAGGGTATCACTGAAACGTACGACTTCCTGATTATGGCCACCGGCTCTGCCGCATTTGTGCCATCCATCCAGGGAGTGGACAAAAAAGGTGTTTTCATCTACCGCACCATAGAAGACCTGGAGCTGATGCAGGACTTTGCTCCCAAAGCCCGCAAAGGAACTGTGATCGGCGGCGGACTCTTAGGCCTGGAAGCTGCCAAGGCATTAATAGACCTGGGTGTGGCGGAAACACATATCATCGAATTCGCTCCCCGGCTCATGCCCCGCCAGATAGATGATAAAGGCTCCTTTATCCTCCAGTCCAAACTGGAAAAACTGGGCCTGCAGATCCACACCAGCAAAAACACCCGCGAAATTCTGGGTACTGATACCATCACCGGTCTTCAGTTCACGGACGACTCCATATTAGATACAGATATGCTGGTGATCTCAGCAGGCATCCAGCCAAGAGATGAACTGGCAAAAGCAGCAGGACTCAGTACCGGCCCCCGCGGCGGTATTATTGTAAATGAACAACTGCAAACCTCTGATCCTGCTATTTACGCCATTGGTGAATGCGCCTTATATAATGGTATGATCTATGGCCTGGTAGCCCCGGGATATGAAATGGCGGAAGTAGCTGCCTCACATATCCTCGGTCAACTGAAAGCCTTTACCGGTTTTGACATGAGCACCAAACTGAAACTCATTGGCGTGGATGTGGCCAGCTTCGGCAATCCCTTCATTACACCGGACCAGGGCAACAGCATTGTGCTGGAAGATTCCATGAAAGGAGTTTACCAGCGTATTAATATTTCTACCTGTGGTCAATACTTATTAGGCGGCATCCTCATCGGGGATGCAGACGCCTATAATATGCTCCTGCAAACGAGCAAAAACAAAGTGATCCTTCCTCCCAATCCAATAGACATCCTGTTGGGTGCCAGGAACGGAACTGCCAGCACGGGCATCAATCTCCCGGACGAAGCCATCATCTGCAGCTGTGAAAGCATCAGCAAAGCAAGCATTGCACAGGCGGTAGAAGCTGGCAACGAAACACTGGATGCCGTAAAGAAATGTACAAAAGCCGGTACCTGCTGCGGAGGCTGCGTTCCCATGGTGAAAGATATTATCACGGCCACCATGAAAGCCCAGGGCAAATACATCCGCAACGTGGTATGTGAACACTTCTCTTATTCCCGGCAGGAACTGCTGGACCTCGTTAAAGTAAAAGCCCTGAAATCTTTTGATGAAGTACTGGACCATTACGGCGATGGCGAAGGCTGCGAAACCTGCAAGCCGGTGGTAAGTTCTATCCTCGCCAGCTTATGGAATGAAATGATCCTGGACAAAGGTAACGACACCGCGCAGGATTCTAACGACCGTTACCTGGCCAACATTCAAAAAGGTGGCACCTATTCTGTTGTACCCCGTATCCCGGGTGGTGAGATCACCCCGGAGAAACTGATCGTAATAGGGCAGGTTGCTCAAAAATATAATCTCTACACCAAAATAACTGGCGGTCAGCGTATTGATCTGTTCGGCGCGCATCTCAGCGACCTGCCTGCTATCTGGGAAGAACTGATCCTTGCAGGTTTTGAAAGCGGGCATGCATACGGTAAAGCATTGCGTACAGTAAAAAGCTGTGTAGGATCTACCTGGTGCCGCTTTGGTTTACATGACAGTGTAAGTTTTGCTATCAGGATAGAAGAAAGATACCGCGGCCTCCGTGCGCCGCACAAAATAAAATCTGCTGTATCCGGTTGTATCCGGGAATGCGCAGAAGCACAATCCAAAGACTTTGGCATCATTGCCACAGAAAGAGGATGGAACCTCTATGTATGTGGTAACGGCGGTTCCAAACCACAACATGCCCTGCTCCTGGCCAGCGACCTGGACGATGAAACCTGTATCCGTTATATAGACCGCTTCCTGATGTTCTACATCAAAACAGCCGATCCGCTGACACGTACAGCTACCTGGCTCAATAAACTGGATGGCGGCATTGACTATCTCCGCAACGTGGTACTGCAGGATAGTTTAGGGATCGCAGAAAGCCTGGAAGCAGAAATGCAATTACTGGTGGACAGTTATAAATGCGAATGGAAGGAAGTAGTGGAAAATCCTGCACTGAGGAAACGCTTCAGCCACTTCGTTAACGCACCGGAAGAAAAAGATCCGACTGTAAAATTTGAGACCATGCGGAATCAGAAGAAAGCAGCGGAATGGAAATAG